Proteins encoded in a region of the Malaciobacter mytili LMG 24559 genome:
- a CDS encoding phospholipase D family protein, with protein sequence MEIINNTSGLCKDIKIVNNVINSNTIKNHKELLKSLISISDKVIIASPFLMEDFEDFFKEINIKNVYFELITTCIPRGNEQIIKPFQLNNFAKTIKLFTNKWPKIHLMQSLHSKIYLFYKDDIRLCGIVTSANFTIRGLVSNHETGIITTSSQTIETLENELLSSIDYVSLSEYQIKQLCVIAEKMKNEKRFEFQKDIDIRLEKNIEKLCTPSKGNKNIKLKENAQYFIKVSGVKDRPILPADKRKINEPHTVLHFAREPKKIKNGDCLLEVAVGGKCFLSYYTKASNVFFRTEKEQEINKDYKRWPFYIYANNLSLNFGEKWFETPLYYEDVIKGFKNKFPNCYITYAGGNSLKGAIQLGNSYIQVTKEFGEYVKEIIDNQ encoded by the coding sequence ATGGAGATAATAAATAATACATCTGGCCTTTGCAAAGATATTAAAATAGTTAATAATGTAATTAACTCAAATACTATTAAAAATCATAAAGAACTATTAAAATCTCTTATTTCTATTAGTGATAAAGTTATTATTGCTTCACCATTTTTAATGGAAGATTTTGAAGATTTCTTTAAAGAAATAAATATAAAAAATGTTTATTTTGAGCTTATAACAACATGTATACCTAGAGGAAATGAGCAAATTATTAAACCTTTTCAATTAAATAATTTTGCTAAAACAATTAAATTATTTACAAATAAATGGCCAAAAATTCATTTAATGCAGTCATTGCATTCGAAAATTTATTTATTTTATAAAGATGATATTAGGTTATGTGGAATAGTTACATCTGCTAACTTTACTATTCGTGGATTAGTTAGTAATCACGAAACAGGAATAATAACAACATCAAGTCAAACAATAGAAACTTTAGAAAATGAATTATTATCAAGTATAGACTATGTTAGTTTATCAGAATATCAAATTAAACAACTTTGTGTAATTGCTGAAAAAATGAAAAATGAAAAAAGATTTGAATTTCAGAAAGATATTGATATTAGATTAGAAAAAAATATTGAAAAGTTATGTACTCCAAGTAAAGGTAATAAAAATATAAAATTAAAGGAAAATGCTCAATATTTTATTAAAGTATCAGGAGTTAAAGATAGGCCTATATTGCCAGCAGATAAAAGAAAAATCAATGAACCTCATACGGTCTTACATTTTGCAAGAGAACCTAAAAAAATAAAAAATGGAGATTGTTTATTGGAAGTTGCAGTAGGAGGAAAGTGTTTTTTAAGTTACTATACTAAAGCAAGTAATGTTTTTTTCAGAACAGAAAAAGAACAAGAAATAAATAAAGATTATAAAAGATGGCCATTTTATATTTATGCAAATAATTTGTCTCTTAATTTTGGTGAAAAATGGTTTGAAACTCCATTATATTATGAAGATGTAATAAAAGGTTTTAAAAATAAATTTCCAAATTGTTATATAACTTATGCAGGAGGAAACTCATTAAAAGGCGCAATACAATTAGGGAATAGTTATATTCAAGTAACTAAAGAATTTGGTGAATATGTAAAAGAAATAATAGATAACCAATAA
- a CDS encoding rhomboid family intramembrane serine protease: protein MQTNNFTMTNIVIAITVLMYVIQLNINYGSLILGLNMYLVYEGFWWQPLTTMFAHGGIGHLGMNMFVLYQFGNAVERYKGKTHFFIAYFVFGLLTSFLSFLYIVFLDNQVNLVGASGAICALLGYIALIDPYQRKGIITWILLISVAPILIGLPIAWYAHIIGLIVGYFGGMILRRVTL, encoded by the coding sequence ATGCAAACTAATAATTTTACTATGACAAATATTGTTATTGCTATTACAGTATTAATGTATGTTATTCAATTAAACATTAATTATGGAAGCCTAATTTTAGGGCTAAATATGTATTTAGTTTATGAGGGCTTTTGGTGGCAACCTTTAACTACAATGTTTGCCCATGGTGGAATTGGACATTTGGGTATGAATATGTTTGTTTTATATCAATTTGGAAATGCAGTAGAAAGATATAAAGGGAAAACACACTTTTTTATTGCTTATTTTGTATTTGGTTTATTAACTTCATTTTTAAGTTTTTTATATATTGTTTTTTTAGATAATCAAGTGAATTTAGTGGGTGCTTCAGGAGCAATTTGTGCTTTACTTGGATATATAGCTTTAATAGACCCTTATCAAAGAAAAGGAATAATTACTTGGATTTTACTTATCTCTGTTGCACCAATACTAATAGGCTTACCAATTGCATGGTATGCTCATATTATTGGTTTAATAGTAGGTTATTTTGGTGGAATGATTTTAAGAAGAGTTACTTTATAA
- the rdgB gene encoding RdgB/HAM1 family non-canonical purine NTP pyrophosphatase — MRIVLATGNKGKIEEFKKLLPKHEIVTYKELLGDIEIVEDKDSFKGNAIKKAKTIYDLLNDETAIVISDDSGISVPALNNEPGIYSARYAKENATDKENNNKLISKLNEINLEKTEAYYTACIAIVYKNEVYTVHGWMHGNVINKELGEGGFGYDPMFIPNSYEKTLGELPYEVKKAFSHRTKALNLALKVLDVII, encoded by the coding sequence ATGCGAATAGTTTTAGCAACAGGAAATAAAGGTAAAATTGAAGAGTTTAAAAAACTTCTACCAAAGCATGAAATAGTTACATATAAAGAGCTTTTAGGGGATATTGAAATAGTAGAAGATAAAGATAGTTTTAAAGGTAATGCTATAAAAAAAGCAAAAACTATTTATGATTTATTAAATGATGAAACTGCTATTGTAATCTCTGATGATAGTGGAATATCAGTTCCTGCACTTAATAATGAACCAGGTATTTATTCAGCTAGATATGCTAAAGAAAATGCAACAGACAAAGAAAATAATAATAAACTTATTTCAAAACTAAATGAAATAAATCTTGAAAAAACAGAAGCTTATTATACAGCTTGTATAGCAATAGTTTATAAAAATGAAGTTTATACTGTACATGGTTGGATGCATGGAAATGTTATTAATAAAGAGTTAGGTGAGGGTGGTTTTGGATATGACCCTATGTTTATTCCAAATTCATATGAAAAAACTTTAGGAGAACTTCCTTATGAAGTAAAAAAAGCTTTTTCACATAGAACAAAAGCTTTAAATTTAGCACTTAAGGTTCTTGATGTAATAATATAA
- a CDS encoding PAS domain-containing protein, whose translation MDKEIILSKNTMIVSETDAKGIILYANNDFCKIAGYLKEELIGQPHNILRHFDMPKVAFKDLWDTVHAGKTWNGIVKNRCKNGDFYWVNATVYGIEKNGEKRYISVRVKPTKQEVDTAEKLYIQLKKEEK comes from the coding sequence TTGGATAAAGAGATAATTTTGTCTAAAAATACAATGATTGTATCTGAAACAGATGCAAAGGGAATAATATTATATGCAAATAATGATTTTTGTAAAATTGCAGGATATTTAAAAGAAGAACTTATTGGACAACCTCATAATATTTTAAGACATTTTGATATGCCTAAAGTTGCATTTAAAGATTTATGGGATACTGTACATGCTGGAAAAACTTGGAATGGTATTGTGAAAAATCGCTGTAAAAATGGAGATTTTTATTGGGTAAATGCCACTGTTTATGGTATTGAAAAAAATGGTGAAAAAAGATATATTTCTGTAAGAGTAAAACCTACTAAACAAGAGGTTGATACTGCTGAAAAACTTTATATACAACTAAAAAAAGAAGAGAAATAA
- a CDS encoding Y-family DNA polymerase — MFLHMDLDCFFVSAHRTLDKNLEKIPVAVGGRSNLNIFDKKKQVRAISSNSGAFVSSILTDEPNKTFKEYFKDENGRIRGIITTASYEARAYGVKTAMSVNEALQLCPKLLMIPPNYPLYHKLSEALYELLKKEIPLVEQFSIDEFFGDVTGYIEEEEVYEFAKKLKQKIKDELDLPISIGVAHSKYLSKLITEFAKPDGIKYIKKEQMREFIKDIPIENFPGIGKGYASKLKGYAIKTLGDIESKKELFYSWKKPGIDLYNRVCGINDRKLTTSRDKKSIGIGRSFDAIYDRAEILRRVMILCRYLCFLVKKEQVNPLSYAIKIKYEYNIKSKNYVNVNRVFNESDFKLKVKELFIKSDNHPRHGIIQLNLTVYNFANSNYTYNLFEYEEDLKKKELTNKLQALRDKFGIDIIKSASEL, encoded by the coding sequence ATGTTTTTGCATATGGATTTAGATTGTTTTTTTGTTTCTGCTCATAGAACTTTAGATAAAAATTTAGAAAAGATTCCAGTTGCGGTTGGAGGAAGAAGCAACTTAAATATCTTTGATAAAAAAAAGCAAGTAAGGGCTATTAGTTCTAATAGTGGTGCTTTTGTAAGTTCTATTTTAACGGATGAACCAAATAAAACTTTCAAAGAGTATTTTAAAGATGAAAATGGACGAATAAGAGGTATAATCACAACTGCTTCTTATGAAGCAAGAGCTTATGGTGTTAAAACAGCAATGAGTGTAAATGAAGCTTTACAACTTTGTCCTAAGCTTTTAATGATACCTCCAAACTATCCTTTATATCATAAACTCTCAGAAGCTTTATATGAACTATTAAAAAAAGAGATACCTTTAGTTGAACAATTTAGTATTGATGAGTTTTTTGGAGATGTTACAGGGTATATTGAGGAAGAAGAAGTATATGAGTTTGCAAAAAAATTAAAACAAAAAATAAAAGATGAACTTGATTTACCAATTTCTATTGGAGTTGCCCATTCAAAGTATCTTTCAAAACTAATTACAGAATTTGCTAAACCTGATGGTATAAAATATATAAAAAAAGAACAGATGAGAGAGTTTATTAAAGATATACCAATTGAAAATTTTCCAGGTATTGGAAAAGGCTATGCTTCAAAACTAAAAGGCTATGCAATTAAAACTTTAGGTGATATTGAGAGTAAAAAAGAACTTTTTTACTCTTGGAAAAAGCCAGGAATAGATTTATATAATAGAGTATGTGGGATAAATGATAGAAAACTTACAACTTCAAGAGATAAAAAATCCATAGGAATAGGCAGAAGTTTTGATGCTATTTATGATAGGGCTGAAATTCTAAGACGAGTAATGATTCTTTGTAGATATTTATGTTTTTTGGTTAAAAAAGAACAAGTAAATCCTTTAAGTTATGCAATAAAAATAAAGTATGAATATAATATAAAATCAAAAAATTATGTAAATGTAAATAGAGTTTTTAATGAAAGTGATTTTAAATTAAAAGTAAAAGAACTTTTTATAAAAAGTGATAATCATCCACGACATGGTATTATTCAGTTAAACTTAACAGTGTATAATTTTGCAAATTCAAATTATACTTATAATCTTTTTGAGTATGAAGAGGATTTAAAGAAAAAAGAGCTTACAAATAAACTTCAAGCACTAAGAGATAAGTTTGGAATAGATATTATAAAAAGTGCTTCAGAGTTGTAA
- a CDS encoding outer membrane protein assembly factor BamD, with protein sequence MIKNLKLKNLLLLCSVGVMLASCSSKKEGIQEYDRPALYWYNKMTKQIADYDLESADDTFTSLESEHRNSPLLPTSLIILANAHMEEEQYALANFYLDEYIKRYTISKEIDYVRFLKIKANFMGFTYQLRDQQLLDDTIADIKVFKTTYPQSPYMPLVDTIDSRIHMAKANLDKEIADLYKRLGKDKAAKIYEEKAKNTWDKPEDIKDVDVPFYRAIFE encoded by the coding sequence ATGATTAAAAACTTAAAATTAAAAAACCTATTATTACTATGTTCTGTTGGGGTAATGTTAGCTTCTTGCTCTTCTAAAAAAGAAGGGATTCAAGAGTATGACAGACCAGCACTATATTGGTATAATAAAATGACTAAACAAATTGCAGATTATGATTTAGAAAGTGCTGATGATACTTTTACTTCACTAGAGAGTGAACATAGAAATTCACCACTTTTACCAACATCACTAATTATCTTAGCAAATGCGCATATGGAAGAAGAACAATATGCTTTAGCAAATTTTTACTTAGATGAATATATTAAAAGATATACGATAAGTAAAGAGATTGATTATGTTAGATTTCTTAAAATCAAAGCTAATTTTATGGGATTTACATATCAATTAAGAGATCAACAATTATTAGATGACACAATAGCAGATATTAAAGTTTTTAAAACTACTTATCCACAATCACCTTATATGCCATTAGTAGATACTATTGATTCAAGAATCCATATGGCAAAAGCTAACTTAGATAAAGAAATAGCAGATTTATATAAAAGATTAGGTAAAGATAAAGCTGCAAAAATCTATGAAGAAAAAGCTAAAAATACTTGGGATAAACCAGAAGATATTAAAGATGTGGATGTACCTTTTTATAGAGCAATATTTGAATAA
- a CDS encoding MFS transporter, which produces MIKSIIPLSSIIALRFLGLFLVLPVLSAYAINLKGATTEIVGIVVGGYALTQMLFQVPFGVMSDKLGRKGTIVTGLLLFAIGSYFCAIADDILTLMLGRFLQGAGAIGAVVTAMISDIVKEEQRPKAMAVMGGFIAMSFAISMLAGPTIGAIAGVSTLFYITMILALGSIVILFKGVPNPPHITHTYNAKANLSQIFSNTNLIKMNITNFLQKGLMTFAFMIIPMVLIKNFQWEFSELWKVYLPSMIVGVLSMAPAAILAEKKGKYKEVLMIGIAFFAISYLIIGTSSSAVLFVIGVVIFFAGFNMHEPIMQSLASKFAKVHQRGLVLGIFNSSGYLGTFIGGLLGGIFFEDVSLSTLVITIAIICLVWIILIATMPNPAKKKMAYLNLDEYKRENGKNLNNNTYIDEWYINETEHIIVVKYDSNHIDEESVKKLLK; this is translated from the coding sequence ATGATTAAGTCAATTATTCCTCTTAGTTCAATTATAGCATTAAGATTTTTAGGTCTTTTTTTAGTTTTACCAGTATTATCAGCTTATGCTATAAATCTAAAAGGAGCTACTACTGAGATAGTTGGTATTGTTGTTGGAGGTTATGCTTTAACACAAATGCTATTTCAAGTTCCCTTTGGAGTTATGAGTGATAAGCTAGGAAGAAAAGGTACTATTGTTACAGGGCTTTTATTATTTGCAATTGGTTCATATTTCTGTGCAATTGCTGATGATATTTTAACTTTAATGTTAGGAAGATTTTTACAAGGTGCAGGTGCAATTGGTGCCGTAGTAACTGCAATGATAAGTGATATAGTAAAAGAAGAGCAAAGACCAAAAGCAATGGCAGTAATGGGTGGATTTATAGCAATGAGTTTTGCAATTTCTATGCTTGCTGGTCCTACAATTGGTGCAATTGCAGGGGTTAGTACACTTTTTTATATTACAATGATTTTAGCTTTAGGTTCTATTGTAATACTTTTTAAAGGTGTTCCAAACCCTCCTCATATCACACATACATATAATGCAAAAGCAAATTTAAGTCAAATTTTTTCAAATACTAATTTAATAAAAATGAATATTACAAACTTTTTACAAAAAGGCTTAATGACATTTGCGTTTATGATTATTCCTATGGTTTTAATAAAAAACTTTCAATGGGAATTTAGTGAATTATGGAAAGTATATTTACCTTCAATGATTGTTGGGGTTTTATCTATGGCTCCAGCTGCAATATTAGCCGAGAAAAAAGGCAAATATAAAGAAGTTCTAATGATTGGAATTGCATTTTTTGCTATTTCATATTTAATTATTGGAACTTCAAGTAGTGCAGTTTTATTTGTTATTGGTGTTGTGATTTTCTTTGCAGGATTTAATATGCATGAGCCAATTATGCAATCTCTTGCTTCAAAATTTGCAAAAGTTCATCAAAGAGGATTAGTTCTTGGAATATTTAACTCAAGTGGATATTTAGGAACTTTTATTGGTGGATTATTAGGTGGTATCTTTTTTGAAGATGTATCTTTAAGTACTTTAGTTATTACAATTGCTATTATTTGTTTAGTATGGATAATACTAATTGCAACTATGCCAAATCCAGCTAAGAAAAAAATGGCATATTTAAATCTAGATGAATACAAAAGAGAAAATGGTAAAAACCTAAATAACAATACTTATATTGATGAGTGGTATATAAATGAAACTGAGCATATAATCGTAGTTAAATATGATAGTAATCATATAGATGAAGAGAGTGTTAAGAAGTTATTAAAATAG
- a CDS encoding methyl-accepting chemotaxis protein, translating to MFGSNKDIDKIELFLDSLEKFILNETNSLTPLDKIEKKRFKVLEEKVLRIAKIIENKKLEDLKIYGEIILSCEKVSDGITDDFIVSKSNDAKISYLCETINAMNQKLDNTMNEVILRLQEYENQNYLNAVDTTLFRGGKLKELLLGINSLREKITLNLQKSVRESLVLKYESDVLRKEADVLATSSMKQATTIEEASASIDEITSNISENRKLTNSMAQIGEEVKNSASKGKTYASKSLTSMEEIAEATKKAYDAIGSISDIAFQTNILSLNAAVEAATAGEAGRGFAVVAQEVRNLANRSADTARNIQALMDILQEKTKEGTYTSNLMNEEYEVLNKNIEETLSLINQVNNATKEQELSIIQINNAVSQIDTLTQQNAEVANTVKEIAIQSNNIATQAAKTAESAQFEGKDNIKIRKRERIDKYKGEERRDRY from the coding sequence ATGTTTGGTTCCAATAAAGATATAGATAAAATTGAACTTTTTTTAGACTCTTTAGAAAAGTTTATTTTAAATGAAACAAATAGTCTAACTCCTTTAGATAAAATTGAAAAAAAAAGATTTAAAGTTTTAGAAGAAAAAGTTTTAAGAATTGCAAAAATAATTGAAAATAAAAAACTTGAAGATTTGAAAATTTATGGAGAGATAATTCTTTCTTGTGAAAAAGTATCAGATGGGATTACTGATGATTTTATTGTTTCTAAATCTAATGATGCAAAAATTTCATACCTTTGTGAAACAATAAATGCAATGAATCAAAAACTTGATAATACTATGAATGAAGTTATTTTAAGATTACAAGAATATGAAAATCAAAACTATTTAAATGCAGTAGATACAACTTTATTTAGAGGTGGTAAGTTAAAAGAGTTACTTTTAGGTATTAATTCCCTAAGAGAAAAAATCACTTTAAATTTACAAAAAAGTGTTAGAGAATCTCTTGTTTTAAAATATGAATCTGATGTTTTAAGAAAAGAAGCTGATGTTCTTGCAACTTCTTCTATGAAACAAGCTACAACTATTGAAGAAGCTTCTGCTTCAATAGATGAAATAACTTCAAATATAAGTGAAAATAGAAAACTTACAAACTCTATGGCTCAAATAGGTGAAGAAGTAAAAAATTCTGCTTCAAAAGGAAAAACTTATGCTTCAAAAAGTTTAACTTCTATGGAAGAAATAGCAGAAGCAACAAAAAAAGCTTATGATGCTATAGGTTCTATTTCTGATATTGCTTTTCAAACAAATATTTTATCACTAAATGCTGCTGTTGAAGCTGCAACAGCAGGTGAAGCAGGGCGTGGTTTTGCAGTTGTTGCGCAAGAGGTGCGAAATCTTGCAAATAGAAGTGCAGATACAGCTAGAAATATCCAAGCACTTATGGATATTTTACAAGAAAAAACAAAAGAAGGTACATATACTTCTAATTTGATGAATGAGGAGTATGAAGTATTAAATAAAAATATAGAAGAGACTTTATCTTTAATTAATCAAGTTAATAATGCTACAAAAGAGCAAGAACTAAGTATTATTCAAATAAATAATGCAGTATCTCAAATAGATACCTTAACTCAACAAAATGCAGAAGTTGCAAATACTGTAAAAGAAATCGCAATACAAAGTAATAATATAGCAACACAAGCTGCAAAAACAGCAGAAAGTGCACAGTTTGAGGGTAAAGATAATATAAAAATAAGAAAAAGAGAAAGAATAGATAAATATAAAGGAGAAGAAAGAAGAGATAGATATTAA
- a CDS encoding pyrroline-5-carboxylate reductase → MKLTLIGNGIMAQSLAKGLVKNYEVEVIGRDEVKLKLMQDKIPQISIKVIDDQEDITDKNIIFCVKPYALQSVAVRLQGKANTLYSILAGTKLETLKKQISANYYIRTMPNIAASLSMSMTTITGDKEAKITALEIFNAIGKTVWVNTEAQLDIATAVAGSGPAFLALVAEALADGAVKAGLERHISVELIHGLFAGTSALLAKTHPAIIKDSVMSPGGTTAAGLAALEEGNVRNAMIKAIQEAHEKAIELSKK, encoded by the coding sequence ATGAAACTAACTCTTATTGGAAATGGTATCATGGCACAATCATTAGCTAAAGGACTAGTGAAAAACTATGAAGTAGAAGTAATAGGAAGAGATGAAGTAAAACTAAAACTTATGCAAGATAAAATTCCTCAAATTTCTATAAAAGTAATTGATGACCAAGAAGATATTACAGATAAAAATATAATATTTTGTGTAAAACCATATGCTTTACAAAGTGTTGCAGTTAGATTACAAGGAAAAGCAAATACTTTATATTCTATTCTTGCTGGAACAAAACTTGAAACATTAAAAAAACAAATTAGTGCAAATTATTATATTAGAACAATGCCAAATATTGCAGCCTCATTATCTATGTCAATGACTACTATTACAGGAGACAAAGAAGCAAAAATAACAGCATTAGAAATCTTTAATGCAATTGGAAAGACTGTATGGGTAAATACAGAAGCTCAACTAGATATTGCAACAGCAGTTGCAGGAAGTGGCCCAGCATTTTTAGCTTTAGTAGCAGAAGCTTTAGCTGATGGTGCTGTAAAAGCAGGACTTGAAAGACATATCTCAGTGGAATTAATCCACGGATTATTTGCAGGAACATCTGCTCTTTTAGCTAAAACTCATCCTGCAATTATAAAAGATTCAGTTATGAGCCCAGGGGGAACAACAGCAGCAGGACTTGCAGCACTTGAAGAAGGAAATGTTAGAAATGCTATGATAAAAGCTATTCAAGAAGCCCATGAAAAAGCAATCGAGCTTAGTAAAAAATAG
- the lon gene encoding endopeptidase La, with product MELENYDSFPQQIPLIIEEDIFLYPFMIAPLFLNDKVNIDAVEDAINNNKLVLVTVSKQGHENSRKKEHFYDVGVIGNIMRKVSLPDGKTKILFQGLAKGKITDFNEETPSFAVVDLLQPKEFQKEAVDSIIEVLREQVKKLSRVNPKFPVDLIKTIEENDDAVRIADLISSVLRVKKDDAYRLFSEVDVEKRLLDIIETIKKEIEALRIQKEITQKVNSKIEKTHKDYFLKEQIKAIQKELGADNQKENEIKSYKKRLKKIKEFMPKDGYKETKRQIEKLSRMHQDSPDASLLQTYIEQVLEVPFGEYADAKISVANVEDQLNKDHYSLCKAKERISEYFAVKELLESRNIQSQKSRGTVLCFVGPPGVGKTSLANSISQALQRPLVRIALGGMEDVNELRGHRRTYVGAMPGRLIKGLVDAKKMNPVMVLDEIDKLGANHRGDPTAVMLEVLDPEQNHEFRDLYLNFAIDLSQVIFVATANDARRIPAALRDRMEFIEISSYTPNEKFHIAKDYLIPQELEKHGLKKSEISLSNTTVEKIISEYTREAGVRNLRRVFSKLFRKAVKKIVSDESIDKVVINTKNLKNYLDNPIFEIDPADKKSVIGVTNGLAWTAVGGDVLKTEAIKLKGKGGLSVTGNMGEVMKESSKISYSVVKLLIDDKKLKIDEEIIPKTPKEIEEKVKLDPSEVYKRYDIHLHIPEGATPKDGPSAGITMATTFASILTNKAVKSDVAMTGELTLTGKVLPIGGLKEKLIAAYKAKMKKVLIPRKNFQRDLDDIPYEVKKDMEIKPVDTIEDVLKEALI from the coding sequence ATGGAATTAGAAAATTATGATTCATTTCCACAGCAAATACCATTAATTATAGAAGAAGATATATTTTTATACCCTTTTATGATTGCACCATTATTTTTAAATGATAAAGTAAATATAGATGCTGTAGAAGATGCTATTAATAATAATAAACTTGTACTTGTAACAGTAAGTAAACAAGGTCATGAGAATAGTAGAAAAAAAGAGCATTTTTATGATGTGGGTGTAATTGGGAATATTATGAGAAAAGTATCTTTACCAGATGGTAAAACAAAGATACTTTTTCAAGGTTTAGCAAAAGGGAAAATTACAGATTTCAATGAAGAAACGCCATCTTTTGCTGTTGTTGATTTGCTTCAACCAAAAGAGTTTCAAAAAGAAGCAGTTGATTCAATAATAGAAGTTTTAAGAGAACAAGTTAAAAAACTTTCAAGGGTAAATCCTAAATTTCCTGTTGATTTAATCAAAACAATAGAAGAAAATGATGATGCTGTAAGAATTGCTGATTTAATTTCATCTGTTTTAAGAGTTAAGAAAGATGATGCTTATAGACTTTTTTCTGAAGTTGATGTGGAAAAAAGACTTTTAGATATTATTGAAACTATTAAAAAAGAGATTGAAGCACTTAGAATTCAAAAAGAAATAACTCAAAAAGTAAACTCAAAAATTGAAAAAACACATAAAGATTACTTTTTAAAAGAGCAAATTAAAGCTATTCAAAAAGAACTAGGTGCAGATAATCAAAAAGAAAATGAAATTAAGTCTTATAAAAAAAGACTTAAAAAAATAAAAGAATTTATGCCAAAAGATGGCTATAAAGAGACAAAAAGACAAATAGAAAAATTAAGTAGAATGCACCAAGATTCACCTGATGCTTCACTTCTTCAAACATATATCGAACAAGTTTTAGAAGTACCTTTTGGTGAATATGCAGATGCCAAAATTTCAGTTGCTAATGTGGAAGATCAATTAAATAAAGACCATTATTCTTTATGTAAAGCAAAAGAGAGAATTTCTGAATACTTTGCTGTAAAAGAGTTACTTGAATCAAGAAATATCCAATCACAAAAATCAAGAGGAACTGTATTGTGTTTTGTGGGACCTCCAGGTGTTGGAAAAACTTCACTTGCAAACTCTATTTCTCAAGCTTTACAAAGACCACTTGTAAGAATTGCTTTAGGTGGAATGGAAGATGTAAATGAATTAAGAGGTCATAGAAGAACATATGTGGGAGCAATGCCAGGTAGACTTATCAAAGGTTTAGTTGATGCAAAAAAAATGAACCCAGTTATGGTTTTAGATGAAATTGATAAATTAGGAGCAAATCATAGGGGTGATCCAACAGCTGTTATGCTTGAAGTATTAGACCCTGAACAAAACCATGAGTTTAGAGATTTATATTTAAACTTTGCAATTGATTTATCACAAGTTATCTTTGTAGCAACTGCAAATGATGCAAGAAGAATTCCCGCTGCACTTAGAGATAGAATGGAGTTTATTGAAATTAGTTCATATACTCCAAATGAAAAATTTCATATTGCTAAAGATTATTTAATTCCTCAAGAACTAGAAAAACATGGGCTTAAAAAAAGCGAAATATCTTTAAGTAATACAACAGTTGAAAAAATCATCTCTGAATATACAAGAGAAGCAGGAGTTAGAAACTTAAGAAGAGTTTTTTCAAAATTATTTAGAAAAGCAGTTAAAAAAATAGTTTCAGATGAAAGTATTGATAAAGTAGTTATAAATACAAAAAATCTAAAAAACTATTTAGATAATCCAATTTTTGAAATTGACCCAGCTGATAAAAAAAGTGTTATTGGTGTTACAAACGGTCTTGCTTGGACAGCTGTTGGTGGGGATGTTTTAAAAACAGAAGCTATTAAGTTAAAAGGTAAAGGTGGTTTATCTGTTACAGGAAATATGGGTGAAGTTATGAAAGAATCATCTAAAATTTCATATTCGGTTGTAAAACTTTTAATTGATGATAAAAAGTTAAAAATAGATGAAGAAATTATTCCAAAAACACCTAAAGAAATAGAAGAAAAAGTAAAACTTGATCCAAGTGAAGTATATAAAAGATATGATATTCACTTACATATTCCAGAAGGTGCCACTCCAAAAGATGGACCAAGTGCAGGAATTACAATGGCAACAACTTTTGCTTCTATTTTAACTAATAAAGCTGTAAAATCAGATGTTGCTATGACAGGTGAGCTTACTTTAACAGGAAAAGTTTTACCAATTGGTGGATTAAAAGAAAAATTAATAGCAGCATATAAAGCTAAAATGAAAAAAGTTTTAATTCCTAGAAAAAATTTCCAAAGGGATTTAGATGATATTCCTTATGAAGTTAAAAAAGATATGGAAATTAAGCCGGTTGATACTATAGAAGATGTATTAAAAGAAGCACTTATTTAA